From one Halosimplex rubrum genomic stretch:
- a CDS encoding transposase yields MDAHDDQLKRQMHSWAFRELQEQIAYKAAEYDIRVDQVSPAFYSQTCSKCGYQSSTNRDKKTSWFSCLECGYESNSDYNGKEHRFAALSFPIEQMSRWVGQRSACPEAGTLNVSDVSNVHSSLEFERESTDKHTASAVGR; encoded by the coding sequence ATGGACGCCCACGACGACCAACTGAAACGCCAGATGCATAGTTGGGCGTTCCGCGAACTCCAAGAGCAGATCGCGTACAAGGCCGCCGAGTACGATATCCGCGTCGATCAGGTCAGCCCCGCTTTTTATTCCCAGACCTGCTCGAAGTGCGGCTATCAATCCAGCACGAACCGCGACAAGAAGACAAGCTGGTTCTCTTGTCTCGAGTGTGGGTATGAGAGTAATAGCGACTATAACGGCAAAGAACATCGATTTGCGGCTCTTAGCTTTCCCATCGAGCAAATGTCCCGGTGGGTTGGACAACGGTCAGCTTGCCCTGAAGCCGGGACGTTGAACGTGAGCGATGTCTCCAACGTCCACTCCAGCCTAGAGTTTGAACGGGAGTCCACCGACAAGCACACCGCTTCAGCGGTGGGTCGCTGA
- a CDS encoding RNA-guided endonuclease InsQ/TnpB family protein, protein MSRTIRTFEATITNQQQVRDDLDQLGWAASKLWNVGRYYAQQQWDETGEIPDDGELKAELKSHERYTDLHSQSSQRVLEELAEAFTGWFEKRRNGDDRARPPGYRKHGDSHPRSTVSFKAAGFKHDAQFNRVRLSKGRNLKEHRSDFILCEYQTRPDVDLTAWDIQQVRAVYKRDEWRLQFVCRTTIDPKPPGDEVAGVDLGICNIATVSFGGESVLYPGGALKEDEYYFTKKKATCDDSSSREATRLDRKRTGRRTHFLHALSKAIVKECVERDVGRLVVGDLGGIREDDENGDPRNWGDHGNLDLHGWAFDRFTTLLDYKAEAEGIDLELVSERDTSKSCSACGHTDDSQRVERGLYVCEKCDTVANADVNGAENIRQKVLPSLATDGGDRDNGWLAQPAVHLFDRSEGCFAPREQVANREP, encoded by the coding sequence ATGAGTCGGACTATCCGAACGTTCGAGGCGACGATTACGAACCAGCAACAGGTTCGTGACGACCTCGACCAACTCGGATGGGCCGCCTCAAAGCTCTGGAACGTCGGTCGCTACTACGCACAACAACAGTGGGACGAAACGGGCGAGATCCCCGATGACGGGGAACTCAAAGCCGAACTCAAAAGCCACGAACGCTACACGGACTTGCATTCTCAGTCCAGTCAGCGCGTTCTCGAAGAACTCGCTGAAGCGTTCACCGGCTGGTTCGAAAAACGTCGGAACGGCGACGACCGTGCCCGACCGCCCGGCTACCGCAAACACGGAGACTCCCATCCACGTTCAACCGTGTCGTTCAAAGCGGCTGGCTTCAAGCACGACGCACAGTTCAATCGCGTTCGCCTCTCGAAAGGCCGCAACCTCAAAGAACACCGGTCGGACTTCATCCTCTGCGAGTACCAGACTCGCCCGGATGTTGACCTGACTGCGTGGGACATTCAACAGGTTCGAGCGGTCTACAAACGCGACGAGTGGCGACTCCAGTTCGTCTGTCGTACCACCATCGATCCGAAACCGCCGGGTGACGAAGTGGCCGGTGTTGATCTCGGGATTTGCAACATCGCCACTGTCTCGTTCGGCGGCGAGTCGGTGTTGTATCCGGGTGGCGCACTCAAAGAAGACGAATACTACTTCACGAAAAAGAAAGCCACCTGTGACGATTCATCGTCCCGAGAGGCAACTCGACTTGACCGGAAGCGAACGGGTCGCCGGACACACTTCTTGCACGCACTCTCGAAAGCAATCGTGAAGGAGTGTGTCGAACGGGATGTCGGGAGACTTGTCGTTGGCGACCTCGGTGGTATTCGAGAGGACGACGAGAACGGCGACCCACGGAATTGGGGCGATCACGGCAATCTCGACTTGCATGGGTGGGCGTTCGACCGCTTCACGACGCTTCTCGACTACAAGGCGGAAGCCGAGGGTATCGACCTGGAATTGGTTTCGGAACGCGATACGTCGAAGTCGTGTTCAGCGTGCGGCCATACCGACGATAGTCAGCGCGTTGAACGTGGACTGTACGTGTGTGAGAAGTGTGATACGGTTGCGAACGCGGATGTGAATGGCGCGGAAAATATTCGACAGAAGGTACTCCCGAGTCTCGCCACGGATGGCGGCGATAGGGATAACGGCTGGTTGGCACAGCCAGCGGTTCACCTGTTCGACCGTAGTGAGGGCTGTTTCGCCCCACGAGAACAGGTTGCTAACCGCGAACCGTAA